The Cucumis melo cultivar AY chromosome 5, USDA_Cmelo_AY_1.0, whole genome shotgun sequence genome has a segment encoding these proteins:
- the LOC127149555 gene encoding uncharacterized protein LOC127149555: protein MPDRAEPSDPEKAFGIERLKKLGATVFEGSTDPADAENWLNMLEKCFDVMNCPKERKVRLATFLLQKEAEGWWKSILARRSDARALDWQTFRGIFEDKYYPSTYCEAKRDEFLGLKQGSLSVAEYEKKYTELSRYADVIIVSESDRCRRFERGLRFEIRTPVTAIAKWTNFSQLVETALRVEQSITEEKSTVELSRGTSTVSGFRGREQQRFTPGINISSRQDFKNRSGGQASRNVNYGSVFQRQSHRIPSQPIRSTVRSQPGQEFIASTVRRIPCTSCGRNHRGQCLVGADVCYQCEQPGHFKKDCPQLNMTVQRDQGVGSQTVEQSRVSVVPTEGTSGARQKGVVGRPRQQGKVYAMTQQEAEDAPDVITGTILICNVPADVLFDPGATHSFVSSIFLTKLNRMLEPLSEGLAIYTPFGDVLLVNEVLRNCEVLVEGISLLVDLLPLESQRLDVILGMDFLFAHYASMDCHRKEVVFRKPGFVEVVFRGMRKAVFRSLISVLKAEKLLRKGCTAFLAHIVVVQREKLKPEDVPVVKEFLDVFPDDLSGLPPDREIEFTIELLPGTTPISQAPYRMAPSELKELKMQLQELVDKGYIRPSVSPWGAPVLFVKKKDGTLRLCIDYRQLNKVTIRNKYPLPRIDDLFDQLRGAALFSKIDLRSGYHQLKVRESDIAKTAFRTRYGHYEFRVMPFGLTNAPAVFMDLMNRIFHRYLDQFVIVFIDDILVYSVDRESHEEHLRIVLQTLREKQLYAKFSKCEFWLEQVVFLGHVVSAKGVSVDPQKVEAVVNWERPISATKVRSFLGLAGYYRRFIEDFYRLALPLTALTRKNVKFEWSDKCEQSFQELKKRLVTAPILALPVTGKDYVIYCDASRLGLGCVLMQDGNVIAYASRQLKEHECNYPTHDLEQAAVVLALKIWRHYLFGEKCHIFTDHKSLKYIFDQKELNLRQRRWLELIKDYDCTIENHPGKANVVADALSRKSILPKSALCGIRVALLNELRGSKAVVTTEDSGSLLAQFQVRSSLVTEIVRRQSEDSNLQKKFEKSKKGLEVEFELRTDGAIVK, encoded by the coding sequence atgccagatagagcagagcctagtgatccagaaaaggcattcggaattgaacggctgaagaagttaggggctacagtgtttgaaggttccacagatccagctgatgcagaaaactggttgaatatgcttgaaaagtgttttgatgtgatgaattgtcctaaggagcgaaaggttagattggccacatttttgttgcaaaaagaggctgaaggatggtggaaatctatattagcaagacgcagtgatgcacgtgctttagactggcaaacttttagaggcatattcgaagataagtattatcccagcacatactgcgaagccaagagggatgaatttctggggttgaaacaaggatcactttcagtggctgagtatgagaagaagtataccgagctttcacggtatgctgacgttattatagtttctgagagtgacaggtgccgaaggtttgaaagagggttgcgttttgaaatacgtaccccagttacagccattgctaagtggacgaatttctctcagttagtggagactgcccttcgtgtggagcagagtataacagaagagaaatcgacagtggagcttagtcgtgggacttcaacagttagtggatttagaggccgtgagcagcagaggttcacgcctgggataaatatttcaagccgtcaagattttaagaatcgctctggaggccaagcatcgaggaacgtgaattatggtagtgtttttcagagacagagccaTAGAATACCTAGCcaacccattagatcaacagtaagatcgcaaccaggtcaggagttcattgctagtaccgtcaggcgaataccatgcacgagttgtggcaggaaccatcggggtcagtgtttggtaggtgccgatgtatgttaccagtgcgaacagccaggacatttcaagaaagattgtccgcagttAAACATGACAGTTCAaagagatcagggagttgggtcccagacagttgagcaatcgagagtttcagtggttccaacagagggcaccagtggtgcaaggcaaaagggagttgttggaagaccgaggcaacagggaaaagtctatgctatgactcaacaagaagcagaggacgcaccagacgttattactggtacgattcttatttgtaatgtacctgcagatgttttatttgatccaggtgctacgcattcctttgtttctagtatatttctgactaagttgaataggatgctagagcctttatctgaggggttagctatatacactccatttggtgacgttttacttgttaatgaggtgttacgtaattgtgaagttttagtagaaggtatcagtttgctagtggacttgctaccactagagtcgcagaggttagatgtaattttgggaatggatttcttatttgctcattatgcatctatggattgccataggaaggaagtggttttcagaaaaccaggctttgttgaagtggtttttagaggtatgaggaaggccgtttttagaagtttaatctcagttttgaaagctgagaaattactgaggaagggttgcacagcgtttcttgcacacatcgtagtagtgcagagagaaaaactaaagccagaagatgttcctgtggtgaaagagtttcttgatgtatttccagatgatctgtcaggtttgccacctgatagagagattgagttcaccattgaattattaccaggaacaacacctatttcacaggccccgtatagaatggctccaagcgagctaaaagaattgaagatgcagttacaagaactagttgacaagggatacatcaggcctagtgtttcgccgtggggagcaccagtgctttttgtgaaaaagaaagatggtaccctcagattatgtattgactatagacagttaaacaaggttacaatacgtaacaagtatcctttaccacgcatcgatgacttatttgatcaactaaggggagcagcgttgttctctaagattgacttaaggtcaggataccaccagttgaaggttagagaatcagatattgctaagacagcatttagaacgaggtatgggcattatgagtttcgagttatgccattcggtttaacgaatgcgccagcagttttcatggatctcatgaacaggatcttccatcggtatttagatcagtttgtgattgtgttcattgatgatatattagtttactcagttgacagagaatctcatgaggaacatctgaggattgttctacagactctacgtgaaaaacagttatacgctaagttcagcaaatgtgagttctggttggaacaagtagtatttttggggcatgtagtttcagcaaaaggagttagtgtcgatccacaaaaagtagaagcggttgtcaattgggaaagaccaattagtgcaacaaaagtacgtagtttcctgggtttggcaggatactataggcgttttattgaggatttctatcgattggcattgcctttgaccgctttgacaaggaagaatgttaagtttgagtggtcagataaatgcgagcaaagttttcaggaattgaagaaaagactagttacagcacctattttggcacttcctgtaacagggaaggactatgtgatttattgtgatgcttcaaggctaggattaggttgtgtgcttatgcaagatgggaatgtaatagcttatgcttcaaggcagttgaaggagcatgagtgtaattaccctacccatgatcttgagcaagcagcagttgttttagcactaaaaatctggagacactatttatttggggaaaagtgccatattttcacagatcataaaagtctaaagtatatttttgatcaaaaagagctaaatctgagacaaaggcgatggctagaactgattaaagattatgattgtactatagagaatcatccaggtaaggccaacgtagtagcagatgcattaagtaggaaatcaatacttccgaagagtgccttgtgtggtattcgagtagctttgttgaatgagttaagaggttccaaggcagtagtaactacagaggattcaggaagtctcttagctcaatttcaggttcggtcttctctagtaactgagattgtaagaagacagtcagaagacagtaatttacagaagaagtttgagaaatccaagaaaggcttagag